One segment of Haloplanus natans DSM 17983 DNA contains the following:
- a CDS encoding tyrosine-type recombinase/integrase, producing the protein MRDTAGPTDEHEAIADAFDRTTDPLAVHAPTFDDLTVDPFDLFFDAVAAPRDLTADTKRAYRRVIDQWVAHMDRQGRHPACPNERHVRQFVRHCCDDRGNQPDTARTKLHRLDAIYHFWQRDPAFPHPQTYDPFELVLSKLDLTRPPQKDPPRLSIDELTTYLRALTHIRDRAVVLIQLKLGVRAGEVCNLRLSDVTIDHPDLAAAYPSLGSHPLVTGRDNAVCIPSRYERSGNKSGRPRVLPLDDELRATFVALLMTRPDTGANEVFYTTSTHNPLDTEDVRRIWAEHFQDDYPETETHRAVTSHFGRHRFTTHWLVSQDWNRELVKYMRGDRIEGVEVSRETIDSYVHTYYEDIVERYRAEIYDFGLLTVSGAR; encoded by the coding sequence ATGCGTGATACAGCGGGCCCAACTGACGAGCACGAAGCCATCGCCGATGCGTTCGACCGGACGACGGATCCGCTCGCGGTGCATGCACCGACGTTCGACGACCTCACTGTCGATCCGTTCGACCTCTTTTTCGACGCCGTGGCCGCCCCGCGTGACCTGACGGCGGACACGAAGCGTGCGTATCGGCGTGTAATCGACCAATGGGTGGCGCACATGGACCGACAGGGCCGACACCCTGCGTGTCCGAACGAACGGCACGTGCGCCAGTTCGTTCGTCACTGCTGTGACGACCGGGGGAATCAGCCGGACACGGCGCGGACGAAACTCCATCGACTTGATGCGATCTATCACTTCTGGCAGCGCGATCCGGCCTTCCCCCATCCACAGACGTACGATCCGTTCGAACTCGTCCTGTCGAAACTCGATCTCACACGGCCACCACAGAAGGATCCACCGCGACTCTCGATCGACGAACTGACGACGTATCTTCGCGCACTGACGCACATTCGCGATCGGGCGGTCGTCCTGATCCAACTCAAACTCGGGGTCCGGGCCGGCGAGGTCTGTAATCTTCGGCTGTCGGATGTGACGATCGACCACCCCGACCTCGCGGCCGCGTACCCATCGTTAGGATCGCATCCACTCGTCACCGGCCGCGACAACGCCGTCTGCATCCCGTCACGATACGAGCGCTCGGGGAACAAATCGGGACGGCCACGGGTGTTGCCGTTGGACGACGAACTGCGGGCAACGTTCGTGGCGTTGCTGATGACACGTCCAGATACGGGTGCCAACGAGGTGTTCTACACCACCTCGACACACAACCCGTTGGACACCGAAGACGTGCGCCGCATCTGGGCCGAGCACTTCCAAGATGACTATCCGGAGACGGAGACCCATCGGGCGGTGACGAGTCACTTCGGGCGGCATCGGTTCACGACGCACTGGTTAGTGAGCCAGGATTGGAATCGTGAGTTAGTGAAGTACATGCGTGGGGATCGGATCGAAGGTGTCGAGGTGAGCCGCGAGACCATCGATAGCTACGTCCACACGTACTACGAGGATATCGTGGAGCGATACCGAGCCGAGATTTACGACTTTGGGCTGCTGACGGTGTCCGGTGCGCGGTAG
- a CDS encoding intein-containing Cdc46/Mcm family DNA replicative helicase has translation MAQSSPNQELVDRFVRFYRNYYRDAISRLAQRYPNEQRSLHVDYDDLYQFDQDLAEDYLSQPDQLEDFAEEALRVYDLPADVSLGQAHVRLRNLPESVDIRSIRVHDNHVGRMIAVSGIVRKATDVRPKITEAAFECQRCGTMTYIPQSDGGFQEPHECQGCERQGPFRVNYDQSEFVDSQKLRVQESPEGLRGGETPQSIDIDIEDDITGKVTAGDHVTVTGVLHIDQVTEGNEKSQLFDLYMDGVSVEIEDEQFEDMEISEADKRDIIELSNHPDIYEEMVASVAPSIYGYDEEKLSMILQLFSGVTKHLPDGSRIRGDLHMLLIGDPGTGKCQKFDTNVVLGDGTERKLGELVESRLENPVLVDDGVYQSVDFPVQTVTADGTITRGRATKVWKREAPDRMYRIRTESGREVEVTPSHPLFVSETGCLDATRADELEVGDRIAARRSGVADGVRNESTTPTSAVPDGGSTAAGGGGIRDDTHWDRIESIERVAPDYDWVYDLEVEDTHTYLGNGIVSHNSQLLSYIRNIAPRSVYTSGKGSSSAGLTAAAVRDDFGEGQQWSLEAGALVLADQGIAAVDELDKMRCVTGDTIVHLADGSIRRIEELARDAAETGTVEELDNGRTIRDVDLDAWTMTDDGRIVSRPVTAVHEYEAPTELSEVRLETGERLTATDDHPFFVFEDGERVERAASDLSSGDWVYVPRAVPQSATDGGVNAFDAEATPDGVTPGELPSADDGGEDVDFRRVASTKAVVAHDHDHVYDLTVDGTHNFVANGMVVHNSEDRSAMHQALEQQSYHPSSEILLANGRRVEIGEFVDGAMADRPDEVVDGVNCDILPVDGVGVHSIDFETNEVEKQPVDRVSRHEAPDEFVRVTFSNGRSVLVTPEHPMFVERDGETTTVDASDVETGSFVPAPRKLPNSTAGVSLDGEPHRGKEKDIDLPDELTPDLAEILGLLVAEGHSYAGSSHEIGFSNQDEQLLDRMERLMDDVFGMTSSDTTNAAGTVTQQYTSTKLYRWFESNVPEVMPTARGKRIPAAVLGASEEVIRRFLVGAFAGDGGVESEAMSFSTASAGLAEDYADALAKLGVASRIHHDVAEDSWKTYVMGDSTARFVDAVVEPADDRYAKAREFVDRSEATKRHHDVVPPSAAAEIRSLRRLLGLRLTGELKPNLDEGYGVQIETVERHVETLRDRAQAIRSTLDEADTLADVRAAADWSGRQLADRLDGETTSAVHYAEDGGYDAERRAALATAARDAVSDALDDAATRLDALEERCTLRYYRVADVETIPNEGEYACDYVYDVTVEPTNTFVSQGVALHNSISISKAGINATLKSRCSLLGAANPKYGRFDQYEPIGEQIDLEPALISRFDLIFTVTDQPDPEEDAALAEHILRTNYAGELNTQRTKVANSNHSAEEVEAVTDTVDPEIDPDLLRKYIAYAKRTCFPTMTDEAKEAIRDFYVDLRAKGADEDAPVPVTARKLEALVRLAEASARVRLSDTVEREDADRVIDIVRSCLQDIGVDPETGEFDADVIETGTSKSQRDRIKSIKDVIETVDAEYEKEAGAPLEAIVERAEAEGIEESKVMDQIEQLRRKGDLYSPKTDQYKVV, from the coding sequence ATGGCGCAGTCGTCGCCGAATCAGGAACTGGTCGATCGATTCGTCCGGTTCTACCGGAACTACTACCGCGACGCGATCAGCCGACTCGCCCAGCGATATCCCAACGAGCAGCGCTCCCTCCACGTCGACTACGACGACCTGTATCAGTTCGATCAGGACCTCGCCGAGGACTACCTCTCCCAACCCGACCAACTCGAGGACTTCGCGGAGGAGGCCCTTCGGGTGTACGACCTGCCGGCCGACGTGTCGCTCGGACAGGCCCACGTCCGCTTGCGGAACCTCCCCGAATCCGTCGACATCCGGTCGATCCGCGTCCACGACAACCACGTCGGGCGCATGATCGCCGTCTCGGGCATCGTCCGCAAGGCGACCGACGTGCGTCCGAAGATCACCGAGGCCGCCTTCGAGTGCCAGCGCTGTGGCACGATGACGTATATCCCCCAGAGCGACGGCGGCTTCCAGGAACCCCACGAGTGCCAGGGCTGTGAGCGACAGGGCCCGTTCCGCGTCAACTACGATCAAAGCGAGTTCGTCGACTCCCAGAAGCTCCGAGTCCAGGAGTCGCCCGAAGGCCTCCGCGGCGGCGAGACGCCCCAGAGCATCGACATCGACATCGAGGACGACATCACCGGGAAGGTGACCGCCGGCGACCACGTCACCGTCACGGGCGTCCTCCACATCGATCAGGTGACCGAGGGCAACGAGAAATCCCAACTGTTCGACCTCTATATGGACGGCGTCAGCGTCGAAATCGAGGACGAACAGTTCGAGGACATGGAGATCAGCGAGGCGGACAAGCGCGACATCATCGAACTGTCGAACCACCCCGACATCTACGAGGAGATGGTCGCCTCCGTCGCCCCCTCCATCTACGGCTACGACGAGGAGAAACTCTCCATGATCCTCCAGTTGTTCTCGGGGGTGACGAAGCACCTGCCCGACGGGTCGCGGATTCGGGGGGACCTGCATATGCTGTTGATCGGTGATCCGGGGACCGGCAAGTGCCAAAAATTTGATACTAATGTCGTGCTCGGGGACGGGACCGAGCGAAAACTCGGCGAGCTGGTCGAATCACGGCTAGAAAACCCTGTGCTGGTCGACGACGGGGTGTATCAGTCGGTCGATTTCCCCGTCCAGACGGTGACTGCCGATGGGACGATTACCCGTGGACGGGCGACGAAGGTCTGGAAGCGGGAAGCACCCGACCGGATGTACCGGATTCGTACCGAGTCCGGCCGCGAGGTGGAAGTGACGCCGTCGCATCCGCTGTTCGTTTCGGAAACAGGGTGTCTGGATGCGACCAGAGCCGACGAACTCGAAGTCGGTGATCGTATCGCGGCACGTAGAAGCGGCGTCGCTGACGGCGTGAGGAACGAATCGACGACGCCGACTTCCGCCGTCCCGGACGGTGGTTCGACTGCCGCCGGTGGGGGAGGGATTCGCGACGACACCCACTGGGACCGTATCGAATCCATCGAAAGGGTCGCCCCCGACTACGACTGGGTGTACGACCTCGAAGTCGAGGATACACACACGTACCTCGGCAACGGCATCGTCTCCCACAACTCCCAACTCTTGTCCTACATCCGCAATATCGCACCCCGGTCTGTCTACACGTCGGGGAAAGGATCATCCTCGGCAGGCCTGACTGCAGCGGCTGTACGCGACGATTTCGGCGAAGGACAGCAGTGGAGTCTCGAAGCCGGGGCGCTCGTGCTGGCCGATCAGGGGATCGCGGCTGTGGACGAGTTAGACAAGATGCGATGTGTGACCGGCGATACGATCGTCCACCTCGCCGACGGGTCGATCCGTCGAATCGAGGAACTCGCACGCGATGCCGCGGAAACGGGAACGGTCGAAGAACTCGACAACGGGCGGACGATCAGAGACGTCGATCTCGACGCGTGGACGATGACCGACGACGGTCGGATCGTCTCACGGCCCGTGACGGCAGTTCACGAGTACGAGGCACCCACGGAGCTTTCGGAAGTCCGACTGGAGACTGGCGAGCGACTCACGGCCACCGACGATCATCCGTTCTTCGTCTTCGAGGACGGGGAGCGGGTGGAGCGAGCGGCCAGCGACCTGTCGTCGGGCGACTGGGTGTACGTGCCGCGAGCGGTACCACAGTCGGCGACTGACGGTGGGGTCAATGCGTTCGATGCCGAAGCGACCCCGGACGGCGTCACGCCGGGCGAACTGCCAAGCGCGGACGACGGTGGAGAAGATGTGGACTTCCGTCGGGTTGCGTCGACAAAGGCAGTCGTCGCACACGATCACGACCACGTCTACGACCTCACCGTCGACGGCACCCACAACTTCGTCGCCAACGGGATGGTCGTACATAATTCCGAAGATCGATCAGCAATGCACCAGGCGCTCGAACAGCAGTCCTACCACCCGAGTTCGGAAATCCTGCTCGCGAACGGCCGGCGCGTCGAAATCGGAGAGTTCGTCGACGGAGCGATGGCCGACCGCCCGGACGAGGTGGTCGACGGCGTGAACTGCGACATCCTGCCCGTCGACGGGGTGGGCGTCCACTCGATCGATTTCGAGACGAACGAGGTCGAAAAGCAACCGGTCGACCGCGTGAGCCGACACGAGGCGCCCGACGAGTTCGTCCGCGTCACGTTTTCGAACGGGCGAAGCGTCCTCGTGACGCCGGAGCATCCGATGTTCGTCGAGCGAGACGGCGAGACGACGACGGTCGACGCGAGCGACGTCGAGACGGGATCGTTCGTCCCCGCACCGCGGAAACTGCCGAACTCGACGGCTGGCGTGTCGCTGGACGGAGAGCCACACCGCGGCAAGGAGAAAGACATCGACCTGCCCGACGAACTCACGCCTGATCTTGCGGAGATTCTGGGCTTGCTCGTCGCGGAGGGCCACTCGTACGCCGGGAGCAGTCACGAAATCGGCTTCTCGAATCAGGACGAGCAGCTGCTGGATCGGATGGAGCGCCTAATGGACGACGTGTTCGGGATGACGAGTAGCGACACGACGAACGCCGCCGGGACCGTAACCCAACAGTACACCTCGACGAAGCTCTACCGCTGGTTCGAGTCGAACGTCCCCGAAGTGATGCCCACCGCACGGGGGAAACGCATTCCGGCCGCCGTGCTCGGTGCTTCGGAGGAGGTAATCCGGCGGTTCCTCGTCGGCGCGTTCGCCGGGGACGGCGGCGTCGAGAGCGAAGCCATGTCGTTCTCGACGGCGTCGGCGGGGCTGGCCGAGGACTACGCCGACGCGCTGGCGAAGCTCGGCGTGGCGTCGCGCATCCACCACGACGTGGCCGAGGATTCGTGGAAGACGTACGTGATGGGCGATTCGACGGCGAGATTCGTCGACGCCGTCGTCGAACCGGCGGACGACCGTTACGCGAAGGCCCGCGAGTTCGTCGATCGAAGCGAGGCGACGAAGCGACACCACGACGTGGTGCCGCCGAGCGCCGCGGCGGAGATTCGGTCGCTCAGGCGGCTGCTTGGCCTCCGACTCACCGGCGAACTGAAACCGAACCTCGACGAGGGATACGGGGTGCAGATCGAGACGGTCGAACGGCACGTCGAGACGCTTCGAGACCGTGCGCAGGCGATTCGGTCCACTCTCGACGAGGCCGACACGCTCGCCGACGTGCGGGCGGCGGCCGACTGGTCCGGGCGACAACTCGCTGACCGGCTCGACGGCGAAACGACGAGTGCGGTCCACTACGCCGAGGACGGCGGCTACGACGCCGAGCGTCGGGCTGCGCTGGCGACGGCGGCACGCGACGCCGTCTCGGACGCGCTCGACGACGCGGCGACGCGACTGGACGCGCTCGAAGAGCGATGTACGCTCCGGTACTACCGGGTGGCCGACGTGGAAACGATTCCCAACGAAGGGGAGTACGCCTGCGACTACGTCTACGACGTGACCGTCGAGCCGACGAACACCTTCGTCAGTCAGGGCGTCGCGCTCCACAACTCTATCTCCATCTCCAAGGCCGGAATCAACGCTACCCTCAAATCCCGCTGTTCCCTGCTGGGCGCCGCCAACCCGAAGTACGGCCGGTTCGACCAGTACGAACCAATCGGCGAGCAGATCGACCTCGAACCCGCGCTCATCTCGCGGTTCGACCTGATCTTCACGGTGACCGACCAGCCCGACCCGGAGGAGGACGCCGCCCTCGCGGAACACATCCTGCGGACCAACTACGCGGGCGAGTTGAACACCCAGCGGACGAAGGTGGCGAACTCGAATCACAGCGCCGAGGAAGTCGAGGCGGTGACCGACACGGTCGACCCCGAAATCGACCCCGACCTCCTGCGGAAGTACATCGCCTACGCCAAGCGGACCTGCTTCCCGACGATGACCGACGAGGCGAAGGAAGCGATCCGTGACTTCTACGTCGACCTGCGCGCGAAGGGGGCCGACGAGGACGCGCCGGTGCCGGTGACGGCGCGGAAACTGGAGGCGCTGGTTCGCCTCGCGGAGGCGAGCGCGCGGGTGCGCCTCTCCGACACCGTCGAACGCGAGGACGCCGACCGCGTCATCGACATCGTCCGCTCCTGCCTGCAGGACATCGGCGTCGACCCCGAGACGGGCGAATTCGACGCCGACGTAATCGAGACGGGCACCTCCAAGAGCCAGCGCGACCGCATCAAGAGCATCAAGGACGTGATCGAGACGGTCGACGCCGAGTACGAGAAGGAGGCGGGCGCGCCGCTGGAAGCGATCGTCGAACGCGCCGAAGCGGAGGGGATCGAGGAGTCGAAAGTGATGGATCAGATCGAGCAGTTACGTCGGAAAGGCGACCTGTACAGCCCGAAGACGGATCAGTACAAGGTGGTTTAG
- a CDS encoding biotin transporter BioY produces MSTPTDSVELVGDEAAGNVARAVLFAAATSATAPVDMVHPLAPNVPITLQTLWVYLAGVVLGPLWAGVAFTLYLLAGLIGLPVFAGGNAGLGVLLGPTGGFLVGFPLAAMTIGAVAHGTSGLNPLDSIPIPRLVAALVAGTAVVYAAGAVGYALVQAIGLLAAVSAVVVPFLPVAGLKVAATVAIVRSDGLVAR; encoded by the coding sequence ATGTCGACGCCAACGGACTCCGTCGAACTGGTAGGCGACGAGGCGGCGGGCAACGTCGCCCGCGCGGTGTTGTTCGCGGCCGCGACTAGTGCTACGGCGCCCGTGGACATGGTCCACCCGCTCGCCCCGAACGTTCCGATCACGCTCCAGACGCTCTGGGTCTACCTCGCGGGGGTCGTCCTCGGACCCCTGTGGGCGGGCGTCGCGTTCACCCTCTACCTGCTCGCTGGCCTGATCGGCCTGCCCGTCTTCGCGGGCGGGAACGCCGGCCTCGGCGTCCTGCTCGGCCCGACGGGTGGGTTCCTCGTCGGGTTCCCCCTCGCCGCGATGACAATCGGCGCCGTTGCCCACGGCACCAGCGGGTTGAACCCACTCGACTCGATTCCGATCCCCCGCCTCGTAGCCGCGCTCGTGGCGGGGACGGCCGTCGTCTACGCCGCCGGCGCCGTCGGCTACGCCCTCGTCCAGGCCATCGGCCTCCTCGCGGCCGTCTCGGCCGTCGTGGTTCCCTTCCTGCCGGTCGCCGGGCTGAAAGTCGCCGCGACGGTCGCCATCGTCCGCAGCGACGGCCTGGTCGCTCGATGA
- a CDS encoding energy-coupling factor ABC transporter ATP-binding protein — translation MTITVEDYTYRYDDDAIPAVDGVSLTVADGEFLVLAGANGSGKTTLVRGFNGLVTPDAGTVCVNGRPVDGDLVAARASVGMVFQDPRDGFVAATVGADVAFGPENLGLERAEIDRRVDDALDAVRMRGRHEDRIDELSGGERERVAIAGALAMDPDHLVLDEPFTGLDLRARESVLDRLAALNASGVSVVVVTHDLRDLSALADRTVVLADGSVALDCADPPAADLRDLGVRPP, via the coding sequence ATGACGATCACCGTCGAGGATTACACGTATCGGTACGACGACGACGCCATCCCCGCCGTCGACGGCGTCTCCCTCACCGTCGCGGACGGCGAGTTCCTCGTCCTCGCCGGCGCGAACGGCTCGGGGAAGACGACGCTCGTTCGCGGGTTCAACGGCCTCGTGACCCCCGACGCCGGCACCGTGTGCGTCAACGGCCGCCCCGTGGACGGGGACCTCGTCGCCGCCCGTGCGAGCGTCGGCATGGTGTTTCAGGACCCCCGCGACGGCTTCGTCGCGGCGACGGTCGGGGCCGACGTGGCGTTCGGACCAGAGAATCTGGGGCTGGAACGGGCGGAGATCGACCGCCGGGTCGACGACGCCCTCGACGCCGTGCGGATGCGGGGTCGACACGAGGACCGTATCGACGAACTCTCGGGCGGCGAGCGCGAACGCGTCGCCATCGCGGGCGCGCTGGCGATGGACCCCGATCATCTCGTCCTCGACGAACCGTTCACCGGACTCGACCTCCGCGCGCGGGAGTCGGTGCTCGACCGCCTCGCCGCCCTCAACGCGTCGGGCGTGAGCGTCGTCGTCGTCACCCACGACCTGCGGGACCTGTCCGCGCTCGCGGACCGAACCGTCGTGCTCGCGGACGGGTCGGTGGCGCTCGACTGCGCCGACCCGCCGGCCGCCGACCTGCGCGACCTCGGCGTTCGCCCGCCATGA
- a CDS encoding energy-coupling factor transporter transmembrane component T family protein, with amino-acid sequence MITYAAGDTLVHRLDPRTKLFVQATVAVAAFAHTTPRGLVVLTAFAVSVCWLAATPLLASLRTYRAFLPFLVAGPLVEGVTLGAPWFVPADAATPALASYRVVLLLLVSTAYIRTTRVRESRAAIQWLVPGRPGVVLGAGVGFVLRFLPLLRDDLSSIRAAMDARLGSERSLRERIRLVGVTGLRRVFVRADRFALALQARCFAWNPTLPPLSATWRDAPAALVGVALVAWAVL; translated from the coding sequence ATGATCACCTACGCCGCGGGTGACACCCTCGTCCACCGCCTCGACCCTCGGACCAAGCTGTTCGTCCAGGCCACCGTCGCCGTCGCCGCGTTCGCGCACACGACGCCGCGGGGCCTGGTCGTCCTCACGGCGTTTGCCGTGTCCGTCTGCTGGCTGGCGGCGACGCCCCTGCTCGCCAGCCTGCGCACCTACCGGGCTTTCCTCCCCTTCCTCGTCGCCGGGCCACTCGTGGAGGGCGTCACCCTCGGCGCCCCGTGGTTCGTCCCCGCCGACGCCGCCACGCCCGCGCTGGCGAGCTATCGGGTCGTCCTCCTGCTTCTCGTCTCGACGGCGTACATCCGCACGACCCGGGTCCGGGAGTCGCGGGCGGCGATCCAGTGGCTCGTCCCCGGCCGCCCCGGCGTCGTTCTCGGGGCGGGGGTCGGGTTCGTCCTCCGATTTCTCCCTCTGCTCCGCGACGACCTCTCTTCGATCCGGGCGGCGATGGACGCGCGTCTCGGTTCGGAGCGCTCGCTCCGCGAGCGGATTCGCCTGGTCGGCGTCACCGGGCTCCGGCGGGTGTTCGTCCGGGCCGACCGCTTCGCACTCGCGCTCCAGGCCCGCTGTTTCGCCTGGAACCCGACGTTGCCGCCGCTGTCGGCGACGTGGCGGGACGCACCCGCGGCGCTGGTGGGGGTGGCGCTGGTGGCGTGGGCCGTGCTGTGA
- a CDS encoding heterodisulfide reductase-related iron-sulfur binding cluster, whose amino-acid sequence MPVLQTDAVTRETFWTIGPVGEAAFYYLAAVAILVFLYGVYARVTAYAAAPADPFDRLDDLPGRVAHATRLLLSNEAQFDRDTYAGVMHTFIVWGFLTLLIGTTILAIDMDIWTKLLGRDSFFVGDFYLSYSLVMDALGLLFVVGVGMAIWRRYGVRDPRLWGKHTDLEDDAFVLTLFALGVGGYVVEGLRILGTDFPAFETVSFVGYALALVGRAAGISPATAEAAYAAVWWSHALLALGFIALLPYAKPVHMLTSMANIVTRDEKAGKRLPGVPADLPPEEIGTGSVDDFTWRERLDQDACTTCGRCSSACPAEEVGRNLDPRNVILDLKTYRERRAAGDGDEIPIVGSGGESVIDAESMHACLSCMACMDACPVDIEHVKQFTGMNRRLTESGEMDPHVQDAMMNAFQQGNVFGDPARKRPEWTEALDFEVPDAREEAVEFLWYVGDYPSYDDRNKRVAQSLARLFEAAGVSYGILYEDEAHDGNDVRRVGEEGLYEMLVEDNAAAFADAEFDELVCTDPHSYNTFTHEYPEMVEEFDAPVSHYTEVVERLVREGRLDVPASLGRTVTYHDPCHLGRMNDVYEAPRDLVRATGATLAEMPRNRSNSFCCGGGGGGVWTEVEEEMKPSEERLREAVEDTSGDVEQFVVACPMCTTMFEDGRKTGGFEDDVEIVDLTELLVEAIDEGGAVVDDANGRTGAKAD is encoded by the coding sequence ATGCCCGTCCTCCAGACGGACGCCGTCACGCGGGAGACGTTCTGGACCATCGGTCCCGTCGGCGAGGCCGCCTTCTACTACCTCGCGGCCGTCGCCATCCTCGTCTTCCTGTACGGCGTCTACGCCCGCGTCACGGCGTACGCCGCGGCGCCCGCGGACCCGTTCGACCGCCTCGACGACCTGCCCGGCCGCGTCGCCCACGCCACCCGCCTCCTCCTCTCGAACGAGGCGCAGTTCGACCGCGACACCTACGCCGGCGTCATGCACACGTTCATCGTGTGGGGCTTTCTCACCCTGCTCATCGGGACGACCATCCTCGCCATCGACATGGACATCTGGACGAAGCTGCTGGGTCGGGACTCGTTTTTCGTCGGCGACTTCTACCTCTCGTACTCGCTGGTGATGGACGCCCTCGGTCTCCTGTTCGTCGTCGGCGTCGGGATGGCCATCTGGCGGCGCTACGGCGTCCGCGATCCGCGGTTGTGGGGCAAGCACACCGACCTGGAGGACGACGCCTTCGTTCTCACCCTGTTTGCCCTGGGCGTCGGCGGCTACGTCGTCGAGGGCCTGCGCATCCTCGGCACCGACTTCCCCGCCTTCGAGACGGTGAGTTTCGTCGGCTACGCGCTGGCGCTGGTCGGACGGGCGGCGGGCATCTCGCCCGCGACGGCCGAAGCCGCCTACGCCGCCGTCTGGTGGAGCCACGCCCTCCTCGCGCTGGGTTTCATTGCCCTCCTGCCATACGCCAAACCCGTTCACATGCTCACGTCGATGGCGAACATCGTCACCCGCGACGAGAAGGCGGGCAAGCGCCTGCCGGGCGTCCCCGCCGACCTGCCGCCCGAGGAAATCGGCACCGGCTCCGTGGACGACTTTACGTGGCGCGAACGCCTCGATCAGGACGCCTGCACCACCTGTGGCCGGTGTTCCTCGGCCTGTCCCGCAGAGGAGGTGGGCCGCAACCTCGACCCGCGGAACGTCATCCTCGATCTGAAGACCTACCGTGAAAGGCGGGCGGCCGGCGACGGCGACGAGATACCCATCGTCGGTTCGGGGGGCGAGAGCGTCATCGACGCCGAGTCGATGCACGCCTGCCTCTCCTGTATGGCCTGCATGGACGCCTGCCCGGTCGATATCGAGCACGTCAAGCAGTTCACGGGGATGAACCGACGGCTCACGGAGTCGGGCGAGATGGACCCCCACGTCCAGGACGCGATGATGAACGCCTTCCAACAGGGCAACGTCTTCGGCGACCCCGCACGCAAGCGCCCGGAGTGGACCGAAGCCCTCGACTTCGAGGTGCCCGACGCCCGCGAGGAGGCCGTGGAGTTCCTGTGGTACGTCGGCGACTACCCCTCCTACGACGACCGGAACAAGCGCGTCGCGCAGTCGCTCGCGCGCCTCTTCGAAGCCGCGGGCGTCTCCTACGGCATCCTCTACGAGGACGAAGCCCACGACGGCAACGACGTGCGCCGGGTCGGCGAGGAGGGCCTCTACGAGATGCTGGTCGAGGACAACGCCGCCGCCTTCGCCGACGCCGAGTTCGACGAACTCGTCTGTACCGATCCGCACAGCTACAACACGTTCACCCACGAATACCCCGAGATGGTCGAGGAGTTCGACGCCCCCGTCTCCCACTACACCGAAGTGGTCGAACGGCTGGTCCGCGAGGGTCGTCTCGACGTGCCCGCCTCCCTCGGTCGGACCGTCACGTACCACGACCCCTGTCACCTCGGGCGCATGAACGACGTGTACGAGGCGCCGCGTGACCTCGTTCGCGCGACGGGGGCGACGCTGGCGGAGATGCCGCGCAACCGGTCGAACTCCTTTTGTTGTGGCGGCGGCGGTGGTGGGGTCTGGACCGAAGTCGAGGAGGAGATGAAGCCGAGCGAGGAACGGCTCCGCGAAGCCGTAGAGGACACGAGCGGAGATGTCGAGCAGTTCGTCGTCGCCTGCCCGATGTGTACGACGATGTTCGAGGACGGCCGCAAGACGGGCGGGTTCGAGGACGACGTGGAAATCGTCGATCTGACGGAACTGCTGGTGGAGGCGATCGACGAAGGTGGGGCCGTCGTCGACGACGCGAACGGTCGAACGGGCGCGAAAGCGGACTGA